AAACATCACATGCAGCTAAATCAGCAACATCTTCCATCACGACTTTATGCACCTGGCCAACTTTACCAGACCATTGCTCTGGAGCAGTTTCGACAACAGGGATGAAAGTCACTTGTGGATGCGCATCAGCTAATTCTTGTGCCAACGAAAATGCATATAAATGCGATGCTTCACGCGCACCCCAATATAATGAAATAGGACGTTGATTAACTTCTACCGCACGCTCTAGAATAGATTTTGTGTAAGAGAAACCAGTACCGCCAGCAATCAATACTAAAGGACGCTCTGAGTCTTCTCTTAAACCAGCATTACCACCTGGTAGTTCAACTTCTATCGTGCCTGATTTTAGTCTTTCCACAACTTGCATTGCATATGAATTTTGTTCTGATGCACCAATGTGTAATTCTAAAATATCATCATTACTTGGGCTTGAAGCAATAGAAAATGGGCGCTTGTCGTCTTCTGCCATGACTACCATTAGATATTGTCCAGCCTGAAACTCAACCTTCTGCTCTGGTTTTAGTTTCACGTTAAATACAGTCTCAGTATACGACTCTAACAACGTCACTTCACACTTAATTCTTAACATATATTCCCTTTCAATCTCAATATCTGACAAGCACGAACTTTTATGATCTAACTCATTTATATCACAAAATCCCTAATTCGTCCCATAAATCATCGACTCGCTGCTTAACCTTCTCATCCATCACAATTGGTTCGCCCCATTCGCGATCTGTCTCGCCTGGCCACTTATTGGTTGCATCCATACCCATTTTAGAGCCAAGACCAGAGACCGGTGATGCAAAATCTAAATAATCAATTGGTGTATGCTCAATCATTGTCGTATCACGAGCAGGGTCCATACGGGTCGTAATTGCCCAAATCACATCATTCCAATCACGTGCATTAATATCATCATCACAGACAATCACAAATTTGGTATACATGAACTGACGTAAAAAAGACCATACCCCCAGCATCACTCGTTTCGCATGGCCCGGATATTGTTTCTTAATTGTCACGATCGCCATGCGATAAGAACAACCTTCAGGTGGCAAATAAAAATCAACAATTTCGGGATATTGCTTTTGTAAAATAGGCACAAAGACTTCATTCAACGCAACTCCCAGTACCGCAGGTTCATCTGCAGGACGGCCTGTATAGGTAGAATGATAAATAGCATCTTTACGCATCGTAATATGCGTCACCGTAAATACAGGAAAAGAATCAGTCTCGTTATAGTAACCAGTATGATCACCATAAGGACCCTCCTCTGCCATCTCGCCCGGCGCGATATAACCTTCTAAGATAATTTCAGCACCTGCAGGCACTTCAAGGTCATTGGAAATAGATTTAACTACTTCAGTACGACTACCACGTAATAAACCTGCAAAAGCATATTCAGATAACGTATCAGGTACCGGCGTTACGGCACCTAAAATTGTTGCAGGATCAGCACCTAGCGCCACAGATACAGGGTAGTTTTCACCAGGGTTTAGTTCTTGGAATTCTTTAAAATCCAGTGCACCACCACGATGCGATAACCAACGCATAATTAATTTGTTTTTACTCAGTACTTGCTGACGATAAATACCTAAATTTTGACGTTTTTTATAAGGTCCTTGGGTGATCGTTAAACCCCAAGTAATTAATGGGGCAACGTCTCCAGGCCAGCAATGCTGAATAGGGATCTGACTTAAATCAACATCATCGCCTGTTAACACTATTTCTTGACAGGGTGCTTTACGCAGCCTTTTCGTGGGCATATTAAGTACCTGTTTAAATATCGGTACTTTTTCCATTAACTCTTTAAAACCTTTCGGTGGCTCAGGCTCTTTTAAATAAGATAACCATTCACCAACTTCACGCAGTTCACTGACGCTTTCACGTCCCATGCCCATAGCGACACGATCAGGGGTACCAAATAGGTTACCCAACACTGGCATAGTATGACCTTTCGGATTTTCAAATAATAATGCCGGACCGCCTGCTTTTAATGTGCGATCGCAAATTTCCGTCATTTCTAAATACGGGTCAATTTCTTGATGAATACGTTTTAATTCGCCTTTGCTTTCAAGTAAGGCAATAAAGTCTCTCAGATCTTTATATTTCATAAACAATTCCACGCTATTTTTTGAAAAAAAAACGCCACACACTTGTTATAAAAACAAAATGTATGGCGTTTATTTTAAATATTAATCACAGACAGTTAACTTAAACGATTATGATTTTTGCTTCTTCATTGCTTCGAAGAATTGATCATTGGTTTTCGTCATCGCCAGCTTATCAATCAGGAATTCCATCGCATCGATCTCACCCATTGGATGAATAATCTTACGTAGGATCCACATTTTCTGTAGCTCAGCTTTATCTGCTAATAGTTCTTCTCGACGGGTACCTGAACGAGTGAAGTCAATCGCAGGATAAACACGACGTTCTGCAATCTTACGATTAAGGTGTAGCTCTTGGTTACCTGTACCTTTAAATTCTTCGTAAATTACTTCGTCCATTTTTGAACCAGTATCAATCAATGCTGTTGCGATGATCGTTAAAGAACCACCTTCTTCAACGTTACGGGCTGCGCCGAAGAAACGTTTTGGACGGTGTAAGGCATTAGCATCAACACCACCAGATAAGATCTTACCTGATGATGGCGTTACCGTATTGTAAGCACGTGCTAGACGCGTCACAGAATCAAGTAAGATGATCACGTCTTTCTTGTGTTCTACAAGACGTTTGGCTTTTTCAATCATCATTTCCGCTACTTGTACGTGGCGGTTAGCAGGTTCATCAAATGTTGAAGCGATTACTTCACCACGTACCAAACGCTGCATCTCTGTTACTTCTTCCGGACGTTCATCGATAAGTAGAACCATCAATATCGCATCTGGGTGATTTAACGCAATTGAAGAGGCAATATTTTGTAATAACATTGTTTTACCAGCTTTCGGCGGTGCCACAATTAAACCACGTTGACCTTTACCGATCGGCGCACTTAAATCAAGAATACGTGCAGTAATATCTTCAGTACTGCCATTACCACGCTCTAAACGAAGACGTTCATTCGGGTGGATTGGAGTTAGGTTTTCAAAGAGGATTTTATTACGAGAGATTTCTGGACGGTCGAAGTTAACTTGGTCAATCTTTAACAGCGCAAAGTAGCGTTCGCCATCTTTTGGCGGTCTAATTTTACCGCCAACGGTATCACCCGTTCGCAAGTTAAAGCGACGTATCTGACTTGGTGATACATAAATATCATCAGGTCCGGCAAGATAAGAGCTATCTGCTGAACGCAAGAAACCAAAGCCATCCTGCAAGATCTCTAAAACACCATCACCAAAAATGTCTTCACCGCTTTTTGCGTGAGCTTTTAAGATAGAAAAGATGATGTCTTGTTTTCTTAAGCGAGCCAGATTTTCTAGACCCATAGATTCGCCCAGTTTTACAAGTTCAGAAACTGGTGTGTTTTTTAATTCGGTTAAATTCATAATGATGAGTTCGAGCTTATGCAACCTTTGCGTAACGGAATGTCAACCAAGGATAAAGTATTTGAATCAATGATCGAGTGTGTGAGCCATTAACTAAGTAATGAATCGATAATTTGAGTTATTAAATCAATGATTGGATCATTGATTATGATGCCTGATTCGGCACGTAGAACAATAAACGAACGATGAAATTAGCATTTATAATTTTATTCGTCCACTGAATAATAGCATACTGACGAGATTAAAAAACAAAATCTCGTCAGTATTTTACATACTACAAGTTTTCGTCTAGAAAACTTTGAAGTTGCGCTTTTGATAATGCGCCAACTTTAGTTGCCGCAACAGCACCGTTTTTAAATAACAATAAAGTAGGAATACCACGGATACCAAATTTAGGTGGCGTACCTGAATTTTGATCGATATTTAATTTACCGATGGTTACTTTACCTGCGTACTCTTCAGCAACTTCGCTTAAAATCGGTGCGATCATTTTGCAAGGTCCACACCACTCAGCCCAGAAATCAACGAGTACAGGTAATTCTGAATTTAACACATCCATATCGAAAGCAGCATCGGTTAGCTGAATAATTTTGTCGCTCATTTATTACTCCAATAAAAAATAATTTTGTTACTACATATATGTGGCACTCATTGCCCTATTTCAATAGATTTAAGTTCTTAATGCAAGCTTAACCTGATATGCTAAATAAATGAGCAAAAAACATCTTACAGAACATAAGTTCTCCCAGTTTGGCCTTAATGCCGACGTACTTTCTGGGTTAGAAGCTTCAGGCTTCGAATATTGTACACCAATTCAAGCACTTAGTTTGCCATTTGCCATCCAAGGTAAAGATGTAGCTGGTCAAGCACAGACTGGTACAGGCAAAACTATCGCATTTTTGGCCGCTATTTTTCATCATTTATTGAAAACCAAACCAGTCGAAGATCGTCCAAAAAATAAGCCTCGCGCTATTATTTTAGCGCCAACACGCGAACTTGCAATTCAAATTCATAAAGATGCGTTACCAATAGCCAAAGCAACAGGCCTTAAAATGGGCTTGGTTTATGGTGGTGAGAGCTACGATATTCAACGTGAAAACCTTGAAAAAGGCGTAGATATCATCATTGGTACTGTTGGTCGTATCATTGATTTTGAAAAACAAAGAGCAATGGATTTATCGGGTGTTGAAGCATTAGTATTAGATGAAGCAGATCGTATGCTAGATCAAGGCTTCATTAAAGATATTCGCTATCTAATGCGCAAAATGCCAGAGCCAAAACAGCGTCTAAACTTACTGTTTTCTGCGACCTTTACTTGGGATATTCGTGAATTAGCTTATCAGCACATGAACGAACCAGAAGAAGTTACTGTAGAAGCAGAAAAAGTAACAGGCAGCAGTATTACTCAAGAGCTATTTCACCCGTCAAATGATGACAAGATGGCTTTATTACAAACGTTAATTGAAGAAGAATGGCCAGAACGTGCCATTGTATTTGCCAATACTAAGCATAAATGTGAAGAGATCTGGGGCCACTTGGCAGCAGATAAACATCGCGTAGGTTTATTAACGGGTGATATTCCTCAGAAAAAACGTAATAGTATTCTAGAACAATTCACTCAAGGTAAATTAGACATTCTTGTCGCGACTGACGTTGCTGCTCGTGGTCTCCACATTCCAGCTGTAAGTCATGTATTTAACTACGATTTACCCGATAATTGTGGTGATTACGTACACCGTATTGGCCGTACCGGTCGTGCTGGTGCAGAAGGTCATTCAATTAGTTTCGCTTGTGAAAAATATATTTATAATTTACCCGCGATTGAAGAATACATTGAACATACGATCCCTGTTTGTCATTACGATAAAGCCGCATTATTAACTGACTTACCACGACCGATCCACACTAAACGTGCTCGTCCGGGTAATTCAAGATCAATGAATGATCGTAACAAAACGCGTCGTACTGGCCAACGTCAGCATAATACGCATAACAAAACCCATTAATTAAATAGTTTGTTTATAGATAAAGTGATTAGTGTGAGTAAAAAAAGTTCGTCAAATTTATATGCCGTTATTGATCTCGGTTCAAACAGCTTTCATATGCTGGTCGTTCGCGAAGTTAACAATAGTCTACAAACTGTTGCTAAAGTTAAACGAAAAGTAAGACTTGCAGCTGGTCTTGATGCAGAAAGTAACCTCAACCAAGCAGCACTTCTGCGCGGTTGGGATTGTTTAAGTTTGTTTGCTGAACAGCTACAAGACATTCCAGCCGAGAATATTCGGATTGTTGGTACAGCGACATTACGTTTAGCAAAAAATGTAGCTGTATTTCTTGCTACAGCAGAAAAAATATTGGCACATCCGGTAAACATTATTTCCGGTGAACAAGAAGCGGCACTTATCTACAAAGGCGTTGCCTATACCAGCAGTGGTCAAGGCAATCGTTTAGTGGTCGATATCGGTGGCGCAAGTACTGAACTCATTATTGGTGAACAAGCACAAGCAAAGCTACTTTATAGCTTTAAGATGGGTTGTGTTACTTGGTTAAATAACTATTTTTCTGATGGTAAACTCAATCAGCACAACTTTACGCAAGCAATTGATGCAGCAAAAGCGGTTTTGAACCCTCAGCTAGAAAAGTATTTAACCATTGGGTGGAATACGTGTATAGGTGCTTCAGGTACAATCCAAGCGTTACAAGAAATTATGGTCGCGCAAGGTGAGAACGAACAGATAACACTAGCGAAATTACATAGTATTCAGCAGCAAGCGATTGCCTGCGGTGATATTGAAAACCTTAATATCAATGGCTTAACAACAGATAGAAAACCAGTATTCACAAGCGGCTTAGCTATTCTTACCGCGCTATTTGAAAGTCTAGAAATCAATAATATGTTTTTAGCTGGCGGCGCGTTAAGAGAAGCAGTTATTTACGAAATGACCGGACTGCGTGCAAGTCACAATGTACGTCAACAAACAGTAAATAGCTTGATGGTAAAACATCAACTGGATTTGGGGCAAGCTGAACGGGTTAAAAGTACAGCATTAAAAGCATTTGACCAACTAAAAGTGACAATTTCAGAAGACGATACCCAAGCAGGACCTTTACTTGCTTATGTCAGTTCTTTACATGAGATTGGCTTATCGATTGATTATAAGAAAGCACCACAACACGCGGCCTATATTATCGATAACACAGATATGCTTGGTTTTACTAAAGCCCAGAAGCAATTACTTTCGGCGTTATTGATTAACCAACGTGATGAATTAAATTTATCTTTGTTAGCACAACAATCAGCAATCAGTTACGCAAGTGCGTTGCTACTTTGTCGTATTTTAAGAGTGTCATACACGCTAGCCTTACGACGTACTGATGGTACAATCCCAGAGTTTTCACTCACTCTCGTTGAAGAAAATACATTAACGATTACCTTGCCAGCACAATGGTTAACGCAGCATCCATTACGCGCAGCCGCATTAGCATCTGAGTTAGAATTACAAGCTAAGCATAATTTAGTGTTAGAAGTTCAAGAAAAGTAATAGATATTTAGAAAGTAAAAAACCGAGTATAAGACTCGGTTTTTTATTGCCGTAAAATAATTACGCGTTATTTTCTTTAAGCCATATCGCTACACGTTTTGCAAAATATGTCAGAACGCCGTCAGCACCAGCACGTTTAAAGCATAATAATGATTCTAGAACACATTCTTGTTCTTTCAACCAACCATTTTGAATCGCAGCCATGTGCATTGCATACTCGCCACTCACTTGATAAGCAAATGTTGGTACGCCAAATTCATCTTTAACACGACGTACGATATCCAGATAAGGCATACCAGGCTTCACCATCACCATATCAGCACCTTCCTCGATGTCCATCGCTACTTCATGTAACGCTTCATCAGAGTTTGCCGGATCCATTTGGTAAGTAACCTTACTGCCACCTTTTAGATTACTCGCAGAACCCACCGCATCACGGAAAGGTCCATAATAATTCGATGCATATTTTGCAGAGTAAGCCATGATTTGCGTATTTACATGACCCGCCTTTTCTAACGCTTCACGGATAGCGCCTATACGGCCATCCATCATATCTGAAGGGGCAACAATATCGGCACCCGCAGCAGCATGAGAAAGCGCCTGTTTTACTAAGATCTCAGTGGTAATATCGTTAAGAATATAACCCGAGTCATCAATGATACCGTCTTGGCCATGTGTGGTGAACGGATCCAATGCCACATCAGTCATCACACCGAGGTCTGGAAATGATGATTTTAATGCACGCACAGCTTTCTGTGCTAAGCCATCAGCGTTATACGCTTCTTCTGCAAGTAAGCTTTTTTGTTCTAATGGGGTAACCGGGAAGATAGCAATC
This Moritella sp. 5 DNA region includes the following protein-coding sequences:
- the fre gene encoding NAD(P)H-flavin reductase, giving the protein MLRIKCEVTLLESYTETVFNVKLKPEQKVEFQAGQYLMVVMAEDDKRPFSIASSPSNDDILELHIGASEQNSYAMQVVERLKSGTIEVELPGGNAGLREDSERPLVLIAGGTGFSYTKSILERAVEVNQRPISLYWGAREASHLYAFSLAQELADAHPQVTFIPVVETAPEQWSGKVGQVHKVVMEDVADLAACDVYIAGRFEMAGAARTDFAPLGVKEHLYGDAFEFI
- the ubiD gene encoding 4-hydroxy-3-polyprenylbenzoate decarboxylase, with amino-acid sequence MKYKDLRDFIALLESKGELKRIHQEIDPYLEMTEICDRTLKAGGPALLFENPKGHTMPVLGNLFGTPDRVAMGMGRESVSELREVGEWLSYLKEPEPPKGFKELMEKVPIFKQVLNMPTKRLRKAPCQEIVLTGDDVDLSQIPIQHCWPGDVAPLITWGLTITQGPYKKRQNLGIYRQQVLSKNKLIMRWLSHRGGALDFKEFQELNPGENYPVSVALGADPATILGAVTPVPDTLSEYAFAGLLRGSRTEVVKSISNDLEVPAGAEIILEGYIAPGEMAEEGPYGDHTGYYNETDSFPVFTVTHITMRKDAIYHSTYTGRPADEPAVLGVALNEVFVPILQKQYPEIVDFYLPPEGCSYRMAIVTIKKQYPGHAKRVMLGVWSFLRQFMYTKFVIVCDDDINARDWNDVIWAITTRMDPARDTTMIEHTPIDYLDFASPVSGLGSKMGMDATNKWPGETDREWGEPIVMDEKVKQRVDDLWDELGIL
- the rho gene encoding transcription termination factor Rho, giving the protein MNLTELKNTPVSELVKLGESMGLENLARLRKQDIIFSILKAHAKSGEDIFGDGVLEILQDGFGFLRSADSSYLAGPDDIYVSPSQIRRFNLRTGDTVGGKIRPPKDGERYFALLKIDQVNFDRPEISRNKILFENLTPIHPNERLRLERGNGSTEDITARILDLSAPIGKGQRGLIVAPPKAGKTMLLQNIASSIALNHPDAILMVLLIDERPEEVTEMQRLVRGEVIASTFDEPANRHVQVAEMMIEKAKRLVEHKKDVIILLDSVTRLARAYNTVTPSSGKILSGGVDANALHRPKRFFGAARNVEEGGSLTIIATALIDTGSKMDEVIYEEFKGTGNQELHLNRKIAERRVYPAIDFTRSGTRREELLADKAELQKMWILRKIIHPMGEIDAMEFLIDKLAMTKTNDQFFEAMKKQKS
- the trxA gene encoding thioredoxin TrxA; the protein is MSDKIIQLTDAAFDMDVLNSELPVLVDFWAEWCGPCKMIAPILSEVAEEYAGKVTIGKLNIDQNSGTPPKFGIRGIPTLLLFKNGAVAATKVGALSKAQLQSFLDENL
- the rhlB gene encoding ATP-dependent RNA helicase RhlB encodes the protein MSKKHLTEHKFSQFGLNADVLSGLEASGFEYCTPIQALSLPFAIQGKDVAGQAQTGTGKTIAFLAAIFHHLLKTKPVEDRPKNKPRAIILAPTRELAIQIHKDALPIAKATGLKMGLVYGGESYDIQRENLEKGVDIIIGTVGRIIDFEKQRAMDLSGVEALVLDEADRMLDQGFIKDIRYLMRKMPEPKQRLNLLFSATFTWDIRELAYQHMNEPEEVTVEAEKVTGSSITQELFHPSNDDKMALLQTLIEEEWPERAIVFANTKHKCEEIWGHLAADKHRVGLLTGDIPQKKRNSILEQFTQGKLDILVATDVAARGLHIPAVSHVFNYDLPDNCGDYVHRIGRTGRAGAEGHSISFACEKYIYNLPAIEEYIEHTIPVCHYDKAALLTDLPRPIHTKRARPGNSRSMNDRNKTRRTGQRQHNTHNKTH
- the gppA gene encoding guanosine-5'-triphosphate,3'-diphosphate diphosphatase, whose amino-acid sequence is MSKKSSSNLYAVIDLGSNSFHMLVVREVNNSLQTVAKVKRKVRLAAGLDAESNLNQAALLRGWDCLSLFAEQLQDIPAENIRIVGTATLRLAKNVAVFLATAEKILAHPVNIISGEQEAALIYKGVAYTSSGQGNRLVVDIGGASTELIIGEQAQAKLLYSFKMGCVTWLNNYFSDGKLNQHNFTQAIDAAKAVLNPQLEKYLTIGWNTCIGASGTIQALQEIMVAQGENEQITLAKLHSIQQQAIACGDIENLNINGLTTDRKPVFTSGLAILTALFESLEINNMFLAGGALREAVIYEMTGLRASHNVRQQTVNSLMVKHQLDLGQAERVKSTALKAFDQLKVTISEDDTQAGPLLAYVSSLHEIGLSIDYKKAPQHAAYIIDNTDMLGFTKAQKQLLSALLINQRDELNLSLLAQQSAISYASALLLCRILRVSYTLALRRTDGTIPEFSLTLVEENTLTITLPAQWLTQHPLRAAALASELELQAKHNLVLEVQEK
- the hemB gene encoding porphobilinogen synthase, whose amino-acid sequence is MSKTILGGFPNRRPRRNRKNDFSRRLVAEHQLTVNDLIYPMFVLEGTGRRESIASMPGVERLSIDLLLEEAAELVALGIPMIAIFPVTPLEQKSLLAEEAYNADGLAQKAVRALKSSFPDLGVMTDVALDPFTTHGQDGIIDDSGYILNDITTEILVKQALSHAAAGADIVAPSDMMDGRIGAIREALEKAGHVNTQIMAYSAKYASNYYGPFRDAVGSASNLKGGSKVTYQMDPANSDEALHEVAMDIEEGADMVMVKPGMPYLDIVRRVKDEFGVPTFAYQVSGEYAMHMAAIQNGWLKEQECVLESLLCFKRAGADGVLTYFAKRVAIWLKENNA